A window of the Mesorhizobium opportunistum WSM2075 genome harbors these coding sequences:
- the ccoO gene encoding cytochrome-c oxidase, cbb3-type subunit II, which produces MGLIDKHAIIEKNATLLLVGSLLVVTVGGIVEIAPLFYLDNTIEKVEGMRPYSPLELVGRNIYVREGCYLCHSQMIRPFRDEVERYGHYSLAAESMYDHPFQWGSKRTGPDLARVGDRYSNAWHVAHLSDPRSVVPESIMPSYAFLKDTPIEVKDFSTHLVANRRVGVPYSDDMVANANADLMAQADPNADTSGLEARYPKAKTGDFDGNPQQVTEMDALVAYLQMLGTLVDFKNYDEGAGYR; this is translated from the coding sequence ATGGGCTTGATCGACAAACATGCCATTATCGAGAAGAACGCCACGCTTCTTCTCGTAGGCTCCCTTCTTGTCGTGACTGTCGGCGGTATCGTCGAAATCGCGCCGCTCTTCTATCTCGACAACACGATCGAGAAGGTGGAAGGCATGCGTCCGTACTCGCCGCTCGAGCTCGTCGGGCGCAACATCTATGTGCGCGAGGGCTGCTACCTCTGCCACAGCCAGATGATCAGGCCGTTCCGCGACGAGGTCGAGCGCTACGGCCACTACAGCCTGGCCGCCGAGTCGATGTACGATCACCCCTTCCAATGGGGATCGAAGCGGACGGGGCCGGATCTGGCCCGGGTCGGTGACCGCTACTCGAACGCCTGGCATGTCGCGCATCTCTCCGATCCGCGTTCCGTTGTCCCGGAATCGATCATGCCGAGCTACGCGTTCCTGAAAGACACGCCGATCGAGGTGAAGGACTTCTCGACGCATCTGGTTGCCAACAGGCGCGTCGGTGTCCCCTACAGCGATGACATGGTCGCCAACGCCAACGCCGATCTGATGGCGCAGGCTGATCCCAACGCCGACACATCAGGTCTTGAGGCCCGTTATCCCAAGGCCAAGACCGGCGACTTCGACGGCAACCCGCAACAGGTCACCGAAATGGATGCGCTCGTTGCGTATCTGCAGATGCTCGGCACGCTGGTCGATTTTAAGAACTACGACGAAGGCGCCGGTTACCGCTGA
- a CDS encoding Crp/Fnr family transcriptional regulator, which produces MTLRQDIHSSGIPVLCRSCEGRRRGICGALDPDRLAALARSSSRHKIEPGVELVGDCEAVNSYSNVLSGVVKLTKSLSDGRQQIVGLQFAPDFLGRPFKVESEISAEAATVVTLCSFPKAALERMVKESPELEHRLLKQALDELDAAREWMVTLGRKTASEKVASFLVMLALNIDTSVDSAAISASFDLPLTRADISDFLGLTNETVSRQLTRLRAEGVIRIENKRHVRVESVGRLEQRCGGRRPRQFG; this is translated from the coding sequence ATGACATTACGGCAGGACATTCACAGTTCCGGCATTCCCGTTCTTTGCCGCTCTTGCGAGGGAAGGCGTCGCGGTATTTGCGGCGCGCTCGATCCAGACCGTTTGGCTGCGCTTGCCAGGAGTTCATCGCGGCACAAGATCGAGCCAGGAGTCGAACTGGTCGGAGACTGCGAGGCCGTCAACAGCTATTCGAATGTGCTTTCAGGCGTGGTCAAGCTGACGAAGAGCCTTTCGGACGGGCGCCAGCAGATCGTAGGGCTCCAGTTTGCACCGGATTTTCTGGGGCGACCCTTCAAGGTCGAAAGCGAGATCAGTGCGGAAGCGGCAACCGTTGTCACGCTGTGTTCGTTCCCCAAGGCAGCCCTCGAACGGATGGTGAAGGAATCACCGGAACTCGAGCATCGCCTGCTCAAGCAGGCGCTGGACGAACTTGACGCAGCACGCGAATGGATGGTGACGCTCGGGCGCAAGACCGCATCGGAAAAGGTGGCGAGTTTTCTCGTCATGCTCGCCCTGAACATCGATACCAGTGTTGATTCGGCCGCCATATCGGCGTCCTTCGATCTGCCACTGACTCGTGCCGACATCTCTGATTTCCTTGGCCTGACGAATGAGACGGTGAGCCGCCAGCTGACTCGACTGCGAGCTGAAGGCGTGATCCGGATCGAGAACAAGCGCCATGTGAGGGTGGAGAGCGTCGGCCGGCTGGAGCAGCGTTGCGGCGGCCGAAGGCCGCGGCAGTTTGGATAA
- the ccoN gene encoding cytochrome-c oxidase, cbb3-type subunit I, whose amino-acid sequence MKFGTAIVVVGFFAFAALVAAGFGIDGPFRQHMGVLSFALIAFIGILLRNSEFKPAAPIGPSAYMDGPIRYGAIATMFWGVVGMLVGVVIALQLAYPDLNVQPWFNFGRLRPLHTSGVVFAFGGNALLCTSLYVVQRTCRARLFGGDLAWFVFWGYQLFIVMAATGYLLGITESREYAEPEWYVDIWLTIVWVAYLILFLGTILKRKEPHIYVANWFYLSFIVTIAMLHVVNNLSMPVSLLGSKSYSAFSGVQDALTQWWYGHNAVGFFLTAGFLGMMYYFVPKQANRPVYSYRLSIIHFWALIFLYIWAGPHHLHFTALPDWAQTLGMVFSIMLWMPSWGGMINGLMTLSGAWDKLRTDPIIRMMVMAVAFYGMSTFEGPVMAIKAVNSLSHYTDWTIGHVHSGALGWVGMISFGAIYYMVPKLWNRNRLYSLRLVTWHFWLATLGIVVYAAAMWVSGITQGLMWREYDGQGFLVYSFAETVAAMRPYYVMRAIGGAMYLSGALIMAWNIAMTILGHQREERPMSGAPPVLQPAREPNQWA is encoded by the coding sequence ATGAAATTCGGCACAGCGATCGTCGTGGTGGGCTTTTTTGCCTTTGCAGCCCTGGTGGCTGCTGGCTTCGGCATTGATGGACCTTTCCGCCAGCATATGGGGGTGCTGTCTTTTGCCCTTATTGCCTTTATCGGGATCTTGTTGCGCAACTCGGAGTTCAAGCCGGCCGCTCCGATCGGCCCGTCCGCCTATATGGACGGTCCGATCCGCTACGGCGCCATCGCCACCATGTTCTGGGGCGTCGTCGGCATGCTGGTCGGCGTCGTTATCGCGCTGCAGCTGGCCTACCCCGATCTCAACGTTCAGCCTTGGTTCAATTTCGGCCGCTTGCGGCCGCTGCACACGTCCGGGGTCGTCTTCGCCTTCGGCGGCAACGCGCTGCTGTGCACGTCATTGTACGTCGTGCAACGCACTTGCCGCGCTCGCCTGTTCGGCGGCGATCTCGCCTGGTTCGTCTTCTGGGGCTACCAGCTTTTCATCGTCATGGCGGCGACTGGCTACCTGCTCGGCATCACCGAAAGCCGCGAATACGCCGAACCCGAATGGTACGTGGACATCTGGCTGACCATCGTCTGGGTCGCCTACCTCATCCTGTTCCTTGGCACGATCCTGAAGCGCAAGGAGCCGCACATCTATGTCGCCAACTGGTTTTACCTCTCCTTCATCGTGACCATCGCGATGCTGCATGTGGTCAACAACCTTTCGATGCCGGTCTCTTTGCTCGGTTCCAAGAGTTACTCCGCCTTTTCCGGCGTCCAGGACGCGCTGACGCAGTGGTGGTACGGCCACAACGCCGTCGGCTTCTTCCTCACCGCCGGCTTCCTCGGCATGATGTATTATTTCGTGCCCAAGCAGGCGAACCGGCCAGTCTATTCCTACCGGCTCTCGATCATCCATTTCTGGGCACTGATCTTCCTGTACATCTGGGCCGGGCCGCACCACCTGCATTTCACCGCTCTGCCCGACTGGGCACAGACGCTCGGCATGGTGTTCTCGATCATGCTGTGGATGCCGTCCTGGGGCGGCATGATCAACGGCTTGATGACGCTGTCCGGAGCCTGGGACAAGTTGCGCACCGACCCGATCATCCGCATGATGGTGATGGCCGTCGCCTTCTATGGCATGTCGACCTTCGAAGGCCCGGTGATGGCTATCAAGGCGGTCAACTCGCTGTCCCATTATACCGACTGGACAATTGGTCACGTGCACTCCGGTGCACTCGGCTGGGTCGGCATGATCTCGTTCGGCGCGATCTACTACATGGTACCGAAGCTCTGGAACCGTAACCGGCTCTATTCGCTGCGGCTGGTTACCTGGCACTTCTGGCTGGCGACGCTCGGCATCGTCGTCTACGCCGCCGCCATGTGGGTGTCCGGCATCACGCAGGGCCTGATGTGGCGCGAATACGACGGGCAGGGCTTCCTGGTCTACTCCTTCGCCGAGACCGTCGCTGCCATGCGCCCCTACTACGTCATGCGCGCCATAGGCGGCGCCATGTATCTCTCGGGCGCCCTGATCATGGCCTGGAACATCGCGATGACAATCCTCGGCCATCAACGCGAGGAGAGGCCGATGTCGGGTGCCCCGCCTGTCCTTCAGCCTGCCAGGGAGCCAAACCAATGGGCTTGA
- a CDS encoding CcoQ/FixQ family Cbb3-type cytochrome c oxidase assembly chaperone translates to MNYNLMREFADSWGLVAMALFFAGASVFVLRPGSRKLADEAARIPLQDE, encoded by the coding sequence ATGAATTACAATCTTATGCGGGAGTTTGCCGACAGCTGGGGTCTGGTTGCCATGGCGCTTTTCTTTGCGGGGGCAAGTGTCTTCGTCCTGCGTCCCGGCAGCCGTAAGTTGGCGGACGAAGCTGCCCGAATTCCGCTTCAGGACGAGTGA
- the ccoP gene encoding cytochrome-c oxidase, cbb3-type subunit III gives MSEEHIDEVSGVSTTSHEWDGIRELNNPLPRWWITIFYVTIVWAIGYTIAYPAWPLLHSATTGVLGYSSRNDVKNELAAAEAAKSKYLAAVKSKSVSEIESDDALREFAIAAGGAAFKVNCMQCHGSGAEGSKGFPNLNDDDWLWGGKAEQIQQTITHGIRFAADPDTRLSEMPDFGDIITADEIQQVSAYVVSLSGKVADASLIQPGAKVFSDNCVACHGENAEGNREFGAPNLTDAIWLYGAGEAAVAAQVRGPKEGVMPAWLGRLGEIKVKELAVYVHSLGGGE, from the coding sequence ATGAGCGAGGAGCACATCGATGAAGTCTCTGGGGTCTCGACCACCAGCCACGAATGGGATGGCATCCGCGAGCTGAACAACCCGCTTCCGCGTTGGTGGATCACCATCTTCTACGTCACCATCGTGTGGGCGATCGGTTACACAATCGCCTATCCGGCATGGCCACTGCTGCATTCGGCGACGACGGGTGTTCTCGGCTATTCGAGCCGCAATGACGTCAAGAACGAACTGGCGGCTGCGGAAGCAGCGAAGAGCAAATACCTCGCGGCGGTGAAGTCGAAAAGTGTCTCGGAAATCGAATCGGATGATGCCTTGCGCGAATTCGCCATCGCCGCCGGCGGCGCCGCATTCAAAGTCAACTGCATGCAGTGCCACGGCTCCGGCGCCGAAGGATCCAAGGGCTTTCCCAACCTGAACGACGACGACTGGCTGTGGGGCGGCAAGGCCGAGCAGATCCAGCAGACAATCACGCATGGGATACGCTTCGCGGCCGATCCAGACACCCGACTCTCAGAAATGCCCGACTTCGGCGACATCATCACCGCCGACGAGATCCAGCAGGTTAGCGCATATGTCGTCAGCCTCTCCGGCAAGGTCGCCGATGCAAGTCTGATCCAACCCGGTGCCAAGGTCTTTTCCGACAATTGCGTCGCCTGTCATGGTGAGAACGCGGAGGGGAACAGGGAATTTGGGGCCCCCAATCTCACCGACGCCATTTGGCTGTATGGGGCCGGCGAGGCAGCGGTCGCAGCCCAGGTCCGCGGGCCAAAGGAAGGTGTCATGCCGGCCTGGCTCGGCCGTCTCGGCGAGATCAAAGTCAAGGAGCTTGCGGTTTATGTCCATTCGCTTGGCGGCGGAGAATAG